A genomic window from Pagrus major chromosome 23, Pma_NU_1.0 includes:
- the LOC141019818 gene encoding cytoglobin-1-like — translation MERMQGEGELNHLERPSPLTEKEKVMIQDSWAKVYENCDDAGVAILIRLFVNFPSSKQYFSDFKHVEEPEELESSVQLRKHAGRVMNAINTLVESLDNSDKVASVLRLVGKAHALRHKVEPVYFKILSGVILEVLGEAFPEVVTADVAAAWTKLLATLCCSINAVYEELGWTSLSTSTG, via the exons ATGGAGAGGatgcagggagagggagagctgaATCACCTGGAGCGACCGAGTCCGCTGACTGAGAAGGAGAAGGTGATGATCCAGGACTCCTGGGCGAAGGTCTACGAGAACTGTGATGACGCCGGGGTGGCTATACTCATCag GCTGTTTGTGAACTTCCCCTCGTCCAAGCAGTACTTCAGTGACTTCAAGCACGTCGAGGAgccagaggagctggagagcaGCGTCCAGCTCAGGAAACATGCAGGCAGAGTCATGAATGCCATCAATACACTGGTGGAGAGCCTTGATAACTCAGACAAGGTGGCCTCAGTGCTGAGGCTTGTGGGAAAGGCCCACGCACTCCGACACAAGGTGGAGCCGGTGTACTTTAag ATCTTGAGTGGTGTGATACTGGAAGTCCTCGGAGAAGCGTTTCCAGAGGTTGTGACAGCAGATGTGGCCGCAGCGTGGACAAAACTCTTGGCTACGCTCTGCTGCAGTATAAATGCCGTCTATGAGGAATTGGGCTGGACTTCGCTCTCAACATCAACTGGGTGA